The Oncorhynchus tshawytscha isolate Ot180627B unplaced genomic scaffold, Otsh_v2.0 Un_contig_6717_pilon_pilon, whole genome shotgun sequence genome window below encodes:
- the LOC112263868 gene encoding hyaluronan and proteoglycan link protein 3 isoform X2: MMVAHPRPLLVILLQLLLSCLPALGYSSNRFFYQDILNGNGNGEIHFNGVKLHVDSSQPFVFALRGSNATLSCRYWYEPELSSPRRVRVKWSWLPIVGGHETDVLVAIGPRIHSFGDFRDRVHLRQDSPGDASLVMTELQLNDTGRYRCEVIDGLEDKSATVNLELRGVVFPYQPPHGRYNLTYHDAQQVCQEQDSTLATFEQLFQAWEEGLDWCNAGWLADGTVQYPITKSRSPCGGLGLAPGVRSYGRRHRHLHRYDAFCFSSSLRGKVYYLQLPQKVNLTEAQQVCFNNGAQIAKVGQLYAAWKFMGLDRCDAGWLADGSLRYPINNPRRNCGPMEPGVRSFGFAPPHHKHGVYCYSAVVVFPYQPPHGRYNLTYHDAQQVCQEQDSTLATFEQLFQAWEEGLNWCNAGWLADGTVQYPITKPRRPCGGLGLSPGVRSYGSRHRHLHRYDVFCSSSPLQGKVYYLQLPEKVNLTEAQQACFKDGAQIAKVGQLYVAWRFMGLNHCDAGWLADGSLRYPITKPSRNCGPLEPGVRSFGFPPPYQKHGVYCYSAGMQ; the protein is encoded by the exons ATGATGGTGGCTCACCCTCGCCCCCTGTTGGTGATATTGCTGCAGCTGCTCCTCTCCTGCTTGCCCGCCCTCGGATACTCCTCCAACAGATTCTTCTACCAAGACATTCTCAACGGAAACGGCAATGGAGAGA TCCACTTTAACGGTGTAAAGCTCCATGTGGACTCCTCCCAGCCCTTTGTGTTCGCTTTGCGGGGGAGTAACGCAACCCTATCCTGCCGATACTGGTACGAGCCAGAATTGAGCTCCCCCAGGAGGGTGCGGGTGAAGTGGTCCTGGCTGCCCATTGTGGGGGGCCATGAGACAGACGTTCTAGTGGCCATCGGGCCCCGCATTCACAGCTTTGGGGATTTCAG GGACCGGGTGCATCTCAGACAGGACTCACCAGGAGATGCTTCGCTGGTCATGACTGAACTCCAGCTCAATGACACGGGTCGTTACCGCTGTGAGGTCATCGACGGGCTGGAGGACAAGAGCGCCACTGTTAACCTCGAGCTACGAG GTGTGGTTTTTCCCTACCAGCCTCCTCACGGGCGCTACAATCTGACCTACCATGATGCTCAGCAAGTCTGCCAGGAGCAGGACTCCACTCTGGCCACCTTCGAGCAGTTGTTCCAGGCCTGGGAGGAGGGGCTGGACTGGTGCAATGCAGGTTGGCTGGCTGATGGGACAGTGCAGTACCCCATCACCAAGTCCCGGAGCCCCTGTGGGGGGCTGGGCCTCGCCCCCGGGGTTAGGAGCTACGGTAGACGCCACCGCCACCTCCACCGCTACGACgccttctgtttctcctcctccctccgag GTAAGGTCTACTACCTCCAGCTCCCCCAGAAGGTCAACCTCACTGAGGCCCAGCAGGTGTGCTTCAACAACGGGGCCCAGATTGCCAAGGTGGGCCAACTCTACGCTGCCTGGAAGTTCATGGGTCTGGACCGCTGTGATGCCGGATGGCTTGCTGACGGGAGCCTGCGCTACCCCATCAACAACCCCCGCCGCAACTGTGGCCCCATGGAACCAGGGGTGCGCAGCTTTGGGTTTGCCCCACCGCACCACAAGCACGGAGTGTACTGCTACAGTGCAG TTGTGGTGTTTCCCTACCAGCCTCCTCACGGGCGCTACAATCTGACCTACCATGATGCTCAGCAAGTCTGCCAGGAGCAGGACTCCACTCTGGCCACCTTCGAGCAGTTGTTCCAGGCCTGGGAGGAGGGTCTGAACTGGTGCaacgcaggctggctggctgacgggaCAGTGCAGTACCCCATCACCAAGCCCCGAAGGCCCTGTGGGGGGCTCGGCCTCTCCCCCGGGGTTAGGAGTTACGGTAGTCGCCACCGCCACCTCCACCGCTACGATGTGTTttgctcctcctcccccctccaag GTAAGGTCTACTACCTCCAGCTCCCCGAGAAGGTCAACCTCACTGAGGCCCAGCAGGCGTGCTTCAAAGATGGGGCCCAGATAGCCAAGGTGGGCCAGCTCTATGTCGCCTGGAGGTTCATGGGCCTGAACCACTGTGATGCCGGATGGCTCGCCGATGGGAGCCTGCGCTACCCCATCACCAAACCCAGCCGCAACTGTGGCCCCCTGGAACCAGGGGTGCGCAGCTTTGGGTTCCCCCCTCCATACCAGAAGCATGGGGTGTACTGCTACAGTGCAGGTATGCAGTAA
- the LOC112263868 gene encoding hyaluronan and proteoglycan link protein 3 isoform X1 — translation MTRMMVAHPRPLLVILLQLLLSCLPALGYSSNRFFYQDILNGNGNGEIHFNGVKLHVDSSQPFVFALRGSNATLSCRYWYEPELSSPRRVRVKWSWLPIVGGHETDVLVAIGPRIHSFGDFRDRVHLRQDSPGDASLVMTELQLNDTGRYRCEVIDGLEDKSATVNLELRGVVFPYQPPHGRYNLTYHDAQQVCQEQDSTLATFEQLFQAWEEGLDWCNAGWLADGTVQYPITKSRSPCGGLGLAPGVRSYGRRHRHLHRYDAFCFSSSLRGKVYYLQLPQKVNLTEAQQVCFNNGAQIAKVGQLYAAWKFMGLDRCDAGWLADGSLRYPINNPRRNCGPMEPGVRSFGFAPPHHKHGVYCYSAVVVFPYQPPHGRYNLTYHDAQQVCQEQDSTLATFEQLFQAWEEGLNWCNAGWLADGTVQYPITKPRRPCGGLGLSPGVRSYGSRHRHLHRYDVFCSSSPLQGKVYYLQLPEKVNLTEAQQACFKDGAQIAKVGQLYVAWRFMGLNHCDAGWLADGSLRYPITKPSRNCGPLEPGVRSFGFPPPYQKHGVYCYSAGMQ, via the exons A TGACAAGGATGATGGTGGCTCACCCTCGCCCCCTGTTGGTGATATTGCTGCAGCTGCTCCTCTCCTGCTTGCCCGCCCTCGGATACTCCTCCAACAGATTCTTCTACCAAGACATTCTCAACGGAAACGGCAATGGAGAGA TCCACTTTAACGGTGTAAAGCTCCATGTGGACTCCTCCCAGCCCTTTGTGTTCGCTTTGCGGGGGAGTAACGCAACCCTATCCTGCCGATACTGGTACGAGCCAGAATTGAGCTCCCCCAGGAGGGTGCGGGTGAAGTGGTCCTGGCTGCCCATTGTGGGGGGCCATGAGACAGACGTTCTAGTGGCCATCGGGCCCCGCATTCACAGCTTTGGGGATTTCAG GGACCGGGTGCATCTCAGACAGGACTCACCAGGAGATGCTTCGCTGGTCATGACTGAACTCCAGCTCAATGACACGGGTCGTTACCGCTGTGAGGTCATCGACGGGCTGGAGGACAAGAGCGCCACTGTTAACCTCGAGCTACGAG GTGTGGTTTTTCCCTACCAGCCTCCTCACGGGCGCTACAATCTGACCTACCATGATGCTCAGCAAGTCTGCCAGGAGCAGGACTCCACTCTGGCCACCTTCGAGCAGTTGTTCCAGGCCTGGGAGGAGGGGCTGGACTGGTGCAATGCAGGTTGGCTGGCTGATGGGACAGTGCAGTACCCCATCACCAAGTCCCGGAGCCCCTGTGGGGGGCTGGGCCTCGCCCCCGGGGTTAGGAGCTACGGTAGACGCCACCGCCACCTCCACCGCTACGACgccttctgtttctcctcctccctccgag GTAAGGTCTACTACCTCCAGCTCCCCCAGAAGGTCAACCTCACTGAGGCCCAGCAGGTGTGCTTCAACAACGGGGCCCAGATTGCCAAGGTGGGCCAACTCTACGCTGCCTGGAAGTTCATGGGTCTGGACCGCTGTGATGCCGGATGGCTTGCTGACGGGAGCCTGCGCTACCCCATCAACAACCCCCGCCGCAACTGTGGCCCCATGGAACCAGGGGTGCGCAGCTTTGGGTTTGCCCCACCGCACCACAAGCACGGAGTGTACTGCTACAGTGCAG TTGTGGTGTTTCCCTACCAGCCTCCTCACGGGCGCTACAATCTGACCTACCATGATGCTCAGCAAGTCTGCCAGGAGCAGGACTCCACTCTGGCCACCTTCGAGCAGTTGTTCCAGGCCTGGGAGGAGGGTCTGAACTGGTGCaacgcaggctggctggctgacgggaCAGTGCAGTACCCCATCACCAAGCCCCGAAGGCCCTGTGGGGGGCTCGGCCTCTCCCCCGGGGTTAGGAGTTACGGTAGTCGCCACCGCCACCTCCACCGCTACGATGTGTTttgctcctcctcccccctccaag GTAAGGTCTACTACCTCCAGCTCCCCGAGAAGGTCAACCTCACTGAGGCCCAGCAGGCGTGCTTCAAAGATGGGGCCCAGATAGCCAAGGTGGGCCAGCTCTATGTCGCCTGGAGGTTCATGGGCCTGAACCACTGTGATGCCGGATGGCTCGCCGATGGGAGCCTGCGCTACCCCATCACCAAACCCAGCCGCAACTGTGGCCCCCTGGAACCAGGGGTGCGCAGCTTTGGGTTCCCCCCTCCATACCAGAAGCATGGGGTGTACTGCTACAGTGCAGGTATGCAGTAA